In Candidatus Dadabacteria bacterium, a single genomic region encodes these proteins:
- a CDS encoding malate dehydrogenase: MCEGDKKMKEAALEYHRSGRKGKLEVLPTKPCDTAWELSLAYSPGVAEPCREIDKDKDLSYEYTNRGNLVAVASNGTAILGLGNLGALAGKPVMEGKGVLFKKFADVDAYDIEIDTDDPDEFIKTVKYLEPTFGGINLEDIKAPECFYIEDKLKEEMDIPVFHDDQHGTAIISGAGLLNACEITGKKMSELKMAFNGAGASAIACAEFFIALGAKRENIIMCDSRGVIYEGRNAGLNPQKERFLVDTDKRTIGDALVGADVFVGLSNGGAINQQDVKNMAKNPIIFAMANPDPEILPVEAKEARSDVITATGRSDFANQVNNVLGFPFIFRGALDVRATKINDEMKVAAAYSLAALAKEPVPDKVARAYGDQKFEFGPDYIVPKPFDPRVLVWESAAVAQAAMETGVSRIQIDLDAYKKSLEDKIKDLL; this comes from the coding sequence ATGTGCGAAGGCGATAAAAAAATGAAGGAAGCCGCTCTTGAATATCATAGAAGCGGTAGAAAAGGAAAACTTGAAGTCCTACCAACAAAGCCCTGCGATACGGCTTGGGAGCTCTCTCTTGCGTACTCTCCTGGAGTCGCCGAGCCCTGCAGGGAAATAGATAAGGACAAGGATCTCTCTTATGAATACACCAACAGAGGAAATCTGGTTGCGGTAGCTTCGAACGGCACCGCAATACTAGGACTCGGAAACTTGGGAGCTCTCGCGGGAAAACCCGTGATGGAAGGAAAAGGGGTGCTTTTCAAGAAGTTCGCAGACGTTGACGCCTACGACATTGAAATAGATACTGATGATCCCGACGAATTCATAAAGACCGTAAAATACCTTGAGCCCACTTTCGGCGGTATTAACCTTGAAGATATAAAAGCCCCTGAATGCTTCTACATAGAAGATAAGCTGAAAGAAGAGATGGACATACCCGTCTTTCACGACGATCAGCACGGGACCGCTATAATATCGGGTGCTGGACTTCTTAACGCCTGTGAGATTACCGGGAAAAAGATGAGCGAGCTCAAAATGGCCTTTAATGGCGCCGGAGCGTCCGCAATCGCATGCGCAGAGTTCTTCATAGCCCTCGGAGCAAAAAGGGAAAACATAATAATGTGCGACAGCAGGGGCGTAATTTACGAGGGAAGAAACGCTGGCCTTAATCCCCAGAAAGAAAGATTTCTTGTCGATACGGACAAAAGAACCATAGGGGATGCGCTGGTCGGGGCCGATGTGTTTGTCGGACTCTCAAATGGCGGAGCCATCAATCAGCAAGACGTCAAGAACATGGCGAAAAATCCCATAATATTCGCCATGGCTAATCCCGACCCCGAGATACTCCCCGTAGAAGCGAAGGAGGCCAGAAGCGACGTAATAACCGCTACGGGCCGGTCCGATTTCGCAAACCAGGTGAATAACGTTTTGGGATTTCCCTTTATTTTCAGAGGAGCGCTTGATGTAAGAGCGACAAAAATAAACGACGAAATGAAAGTTGCTGCAGCATACTCCCTCGCTGCACTCGCAAAAGAACCCGTACCGGATAAAGTGGCCAGAGCCTACGGAGACCAGAAATTTGAGTTCGGTCCGGACTACATAGTCCCGAAACCATTTGATCCCAGGGTTCTGGTATGGGAGTCAGCTGCGGTCGCGCAAGCCGCGATGGAAACCGGCGTTTCCAGAATCCAGATAGATCTTGA
- a CDS encoding sulfite exporter TauE/SafE family protein: MSSEILDVGIVASFFAGVIAFLSPCILPLMPGYLSVVTHLSYEDLSDTRNLPKFSRVIVPSLVFILGFSTVFISLGAFSSQLGGMISGNKTFLLRIAGIFIILFGIFVMEIVKVPFLQREHKISLPRERGNLLGTYILGLAFGFGWTPCVGPILGSILLYASTVEGTLNAVGLLAVYSLGIGIPFMLVGLAFNSAMRSFSSVRRYYPYYKYAIGSGLVIMGIMMFSNEIHYLNIYGQKIFDAVGIDFWKRF, from the coding sequence ATGAGTTCCGAAATTCTGGATGTGGGAATAGTTGCTTCTTTTTTCGCCGGGGTGATCGCGTTTCTTTCTCCTTGCATTCTTCCGCTTATGCCGGGCTACCTATCGGTAGTAACGCATCTTTCATACGAAGATCTCTCAGACACTCGAAACCTGCCCAAATTCTCAAGGGTGATCGTACCAAGTCTTGTCTTCATCCTGGGATTCTCAACTGTCTTTATCTCCTTGGGCGCATTCTCCTCCCAGCTTGGGGGGATGATCTCTGGCAACAAGACTTTTTTGCTCAGAATAGCCGGAATATTCATAATCCTTTTCGGAATATTCGTAATGGAGATCGTAAAGGTCCCATTTCTTCAGAGAGAACATAAAATCTCCCTTCCGCGGGAAAGGGGAAATCTTCTCGGAACTTATATTCTCGGCTTGGCGTTCGGCTTTGGCTGGACGCCTTGCGTAGGACCTATTCTCGGATCCATACTCCTCTACGCAAGCACAGTGGAAGGAACGCTAAACGCGGTTGGGCTGCTCGCGGTTTACTCACTCGGGATCGGCATACCGTTCATGCTGGTCGGTCTTGCGTTTAACAGCGCCATGAGATCTTTTAGCAGCGTCAGAAGGTATTATCCGTATTATAAGTACGCGATAGGCTCGGGACTTGTAATCATGGGAATAATGATGTTTTCAAACGAGATTCACTACTTAAATATCTACGGTCAGAAAATATTTGACGCAGTGGGAATAGATTTCTGGAAAAGGTTTTAA
- a CDS encoding zinc ribbon domain-containing protein — protein sequence MPLYEYECSDCGEEFEVLVLDSDETIKCVICDSENIGKQFSTFGLGSSNGSLEISESEDSGSCSQSSCGCC from the coding sequence ATGCCTTTATACGAATATGAATGCTCTGATTGTGGAGAAGAATTCGAAGTTCTGGTGCTTGACTCAGACGAAACCATAAAGTGTGTGATTTGCGATTCGGAGAACATTGGAAAACAGTTCTCGACTTTCGGACTTGGCAGCAGCAACGGGAGCCTTGAAATTTCCGAGAGCGAGGATTCAGGAAGCTGCTCGCAATCGTCCTGCGGTTGCTGCTGA
- a CDS encoding SAM-dependent methyltransferase, whose product MPDINEVGTTAFAVACYREMEKTREHRVFSDPYAHWFVTDEIREKINRVTKILPESIEILRYRFCILDEITRCEIQSGIKQIVILGCGFDMRSLVFQTEGVRFCDIDQPALLEFKHKVLESHGVTPCPSIPCNYLEVDLPEELIKAGFDINSPILFLWEGNSMYLPLELIHSFFDSLCARIASFKIAFDYYPLSVINRTYENPEVIRATNMFQETFNVTWVTGFDDLSVFEKRHGMRVEESKELLEVGKRVAPEAVDSVAAFAGVYSYGILSYGDV is encoded by the coding sequence ATGCCGGACATAAATGAAGTTGGAACAACCGCGTTTGCCGTAGCCTGTTACAGGGAAATGGAAAAAACCCGTGAACACCGAGTGTTCAGCGACCCGTACGCCCACTGGTTTGTTACGGACGAAATAAGGGAAAAGATCAACAGAGTAACAAAAATTCTTCCGGAATCGATTGAAATTCTCCGTTACCGCTTCTGCATACTGGATGAAATCACAAGATGCGAGATTCAATCTGGAATAAAACAGATTGTCATACTCGGCTGCGGGTTTGACATGCGTTCCTTGGTCTTTCAGACCGAAGGAGTGCGTTTCTGCGACATTGATCAGCCGGCCCTTCTGGAATTCAAGCACAAGGTTCTTGAAAGTCACGGCGTTACGCCATGCCCGAGCATACCATGCAACTATCTTGAAGTTGACCTGCCGGAAGAACTCATCAAGGCGGGCTTTGACATCAACTCCCCGATACTTTTTCTTTGGGAAGGAAATAGCATGTATCTTCCCCTTGAACTGATCCATAGTTTCTTTGACAGTTTGTGTGCCAGAATTGCTTCGTTCAAAATCGCTTTTGACTACTATCCGTTGAGCGTCATTAACAGGACCTACGAAAACCCTGAGGTTATTAGGGCAACTAATATGTTTCAAGAAACTTTCAACGTGACTTGGGTAACCGGGTTTGATGACCTAAGCGTTTTTGAAAAGCGCCACGGCATGAGGGTAGAGGAATCGAAGGAACTGCTGGAAGTCGGGAAACGAGTCGCCCCGGAAGCCGTGGATTCCGTTGCCGCTTTTGCCGGCGTGTACAGCTACGGAATCCTGAGCTACGGAGATGTGTAA
- a CDS encoding TIGR04282 family arsenosugar biosynthesis glycosyltransferase — MSQKDDNALIVFLKYPETKKVKTRLGKDIGEQKAVELYRETASFVADSFSGSKNWTTFLFYSPKERKKEVFEWLGNKETLFFAQGTGSLGQRMSRAFEKCFSLGFRNVVIIGTDCVMITEEDVETAFSLLSGGKFEAVLGPATDGGYYLLGLCRRTDAVFQDMQWSTSRVFKETERRIRESGLRHAVMRELSDIDEEKDISIKDIMTRDMKLARRLEQILLKGQKIRTEKNEERKPA; from the coding sequence AAGACTCGTCTGGGAAAAGACATAGGGGAACAGAAGGCCGTGGAACTGTATCGTGAAACGGCAAGTTTCGTCGCCGACTCCTTTTCGGGTTCAAAGAACTGGACGACTTTTCTCTTTTATAGTCCCAAGGAAAGGAAAAAAGAAGTTTTTGAGTGGCTGGGAAACAAAGAAACCCTTTTTTTCGCGCAGGGGACAGGTTCTCTCGGACAGAGAATGTCCCGGGCGTTTGAAAAATGTTTTTCCCTAGGATTCAGAAATGTCGTCATCATAGGCACGGACTGCGTGATGATAACCGAAGAAGATGTGGAAACCGCGTTTTCGTTGCTCTCGGGAGGGAAATTTGAGGCGGTCCTGGGTCCGGCAACCGACGGGGGATACTATCTCCTCGGGCTATGCAGGAGAACGGACGCGGTTTTTCAGGATATGCAATGGAGCACTTCCCGCGTATTTAAGGAGACCGAAAGACGGATTAGGGAAAGCGGTCTGCGCCACGCTGTCATGAGAGAACTTTCGGATATTGACGAGGAAAAAGATATAAGCATAAAGGATATAATGACAAGGGACATGAAACTCGCCCGCAGACTGGAGCAAATTCTTTTGAAAGGCCAAAAAATCCGTACTGAGAAAAACGAAGAAAGGAAACCGGCATGA